Proteins encoded in a region of the Dorea longicatena genome:
- a CDS encoding phospholipase D-like domain-containing protein, giving the protein MTEQQYKDLLIATAKMSDYEHKDEVVEALKVASVSFQKEWTFTYHLPDHRQEYIIISVVPDKLIVLKEHEDFVDDLCKQVYEPNDYNEYSGLVLKPGILNIAPEEVSQEILFDDIQNRIIDEIREAKFSIWIAMAWFTNKKIFDELLKKRNEGLDVKIIIDNNRVNKEKPSFTLEDHFEVYRVDVMSERYKNIMHRKFCVIDLEVAMHGTFNWTNAANYNKEHWDVDHNRETAKTFAEEFVKMRRDAELSMLWLDF; this is encoded by the coding sequence ATGACAGAACAGCAGTATAAGGATTTATTGATAGCAACAGCAAAGATGAGTGATTATGAGCATAAAGATGAGGTGGTGGAGGCGCTTAAAGTTGCTTCTGTTTCATTTCAAAAGGAATGGACTTTTACATATCATTTGCCAGATCATCGTCAAGAGTATATTATTATTAGCGTTGTTCCAGATAAATTAATTGTCTTGAAAGAACATGAAGATTTTGTTGATGATTTGTGCAAACAGGTTTATGAACCAAACGATTATAATGAGTATAGCGGATTGGTATTAAAACCCGGAATACTTAATATTGCACCAGAAGAAGTAAGCCAAGAGATACTTTTTGATGATATACAAAATCGGATAATTGATGAAATTCGAGAAGCAAAGTTCTCAATTTGGATAGCAATGGCATGGTTCACCAATAAAAAAATATTTGATGAATTATTGAAAAAAAGAAATGAAGGGTTAGATGTAAAAATTATTATTGATAATAATCGTGTTAATAAGGAGAAACCTTCGTTCACTTTGGAAGATCACTTTGAGGTTTATCGGGTGGATGTGATGTCAGAGCGGTACAAAAATATAATGCATAGGAAGTTTTGTGTGATCGATTTAGAAGTTGCAATGCACGGTACTTTCAATTGGACAAACGCTGCAAACTATAATAAGGAACATTGGGATGTAGATCATAATAGAGAAACAGCAAAAACATTTGCAGAAGAATTTGTGAAAATGAGAAGAGATGCTGAATTGTCGATGTTGTGGCTTGATTTTTGA
- a CDS encoding ParM/StbA family protein, translating into MIIGIDHGYYAIKTPHVCFPTGLTGYDYEPYTMQNVLQYNGKFYVCGTGRQTLVRSKTSNDNYYLLTMAAIAQEIRYRRGERKTDVVLAAGLPLASFGREKKGFREYLFRKEQPLRFRYEDESYEIRIQDVKLFPQGYSALALHPECVRDEPSVLLADIGGWTVDLMRLDNSVPNAATCRSLELGVIRCVDEITEQVRRNTGLSVTDIQIERVLNGQSCSMDPAAKEIIVRQGRLYTEKILSAIMEAGFDLKAIPSVIMGGGASILKRHVTPQDGLCRQIYLTDVHANASGYERIVGQMCAK; encoded by the coding sequence ATCATTATAGGAATTGACCATGGATATTATGCCATAAAAACTCCCCATGTATGTTTCCCGACCGGACTGACCGGATACGATTACGAGCCGTATACCATGCAGAATGTCCTGCAGTACAATGGGAAATTTTATGTGTGTGGAACCGGGCGGCAGACGCTGGTGAGAAGTAAGACTTCCAATGACAATTATTATCTTTTGACAATGGCAGCCATTGCCCAGGAAATCCGCTATCGCCGGGGAGAGCGGAAAACAGATGTAGTTCTGGCAGCCGGTCTTCCACTGGCAAGTTTTGGCAGGGAGAAAAAAGGCTTCCGGGAATATCTGTTTCGGAAAGAGCAGCCTCTGCGTTTCCGGTACGAGGATGAGAGCTATGAGATCCGGATTCAGGATGTAAAACTGTTCCCACAGGGATACTCAGCCCTGGCTCTCCACCCGGAATGTGTTCGGGACGAGCCTTCTGTTCTTCTCGCAGATATCGGTGGCTGGACCGTAGACCTGATGCGGCTGGACAACAGTGTTCCAAATGCCGCTACCTGCCGCAGCCTGGAACTTGGTGTGATCCGGTGTGTGGATGAGATCACCGAGCAGGTACGCAGAAATACCGGACTGTCTGTAACGGATATTCAGATCGAACGTGTTCTGAACGGCCAGAGCTGCAGCATGGACCCGGCCGCAAAAGAAATCATTGTCCGGCAGGGAAGGCTCTACACGGAGAAAATACTGTCTGCAATTATGGAAGCCGGGTTCGATCTGAAGGCAATTCCGTCCGTGATCATGGGCGGCGGAGCCAGCATTCTGAAACGGCACGTGACACCGCAGGACGGGCTGTGTCGGCAGATTTACCTGACAGACGTACACGCCAATGCTTCCGGCTATGAGCGGATTGTGGGGCAGATGTGCGCGAAGTAA